The genomic stretch GTATTCGCTCAATATCAGGGAATCTGGAAGGATATAGAATCGAATCAAAGCCACAACTTCTTTGTTCAACAGTATGATACAGGATCGACCCTGGTACTCCATACCACGGACGCCGTCACCGTGCATGCCTACCAGGGGACCATGCAGGGACCCGTGTTCGAAGCCGGTAGTATATACGCGGCGGATTCCAAACAGATCCGTATCGTCTTTTCATCCGAAGAAAGCGCCGGCGTAGTGATGGCGGACGTGAACAGGCCGGCTTCCGAGGATATCCGGCTGACCATATTCAGAGCGTTCCCCGCTGTTCGAACGGTGCGGTCGGGGATCTGGAGAGACGCAAGCGGGACCCTGGCGTTATATGTTCAGGAGTACGAAGCCGGTTCGAGCATCGCCGTGTCCGCCATCAACGGAACGGTGTTCCGTGCCTTTCTTGGCGCGGTTTCCGGCCTGCAATTCAAGGCGGTGGGCCTGGCGAACGCCGCCGAGGAATGCTCCATCGATTTTCTCGGCGAGGAACAGGCCGAAACAGCCGTGTCGCTCGTCGGTGAAACGCCGTCGCCCCAACTCGAAAACAGCTTCTACAACGTCTTGAAAGTCTTTCGTCCCCCGGCCCTGGACGTGGATTTCAACGCCGCCGTATGTTCCGGTGAAACGCCCCTCGAGGTCCCGTTCACGGCTTCCACGCAAGCCCCGTTTGCAACGTGGTGGTGGGATTTCGGCGACGGCTCGACCAGCACGGAACAGAACCCCATCCACGTGTATACGGCGGCGGGCGCGTATACGGTGAGCATGCTCGCCGCCGTGGACCAGGGTCTCGAAGTACTGACCTTGCGGAAGGATTACATTCGCGTATCCAAACCCGAAACCGTCATCATTTCCGGCCGGGTGTCCGACATTGACGGAATGGAAGGCGTTCAGTTAACCCTTTCCGGCGTGGACCCCGTCCTCACCGACTCTTTCGGCGACTACACCGCAACCCTTCCCGCGGGTTGGAGCGGAACGATTACACCCCAACGGACGGGGTACTCCTTCGATCCCCCTTTCAGGCCGTTTGACGATCTGAGAGAAAACCGTTTGAATCAGGATTTTCGCGCAATTCCGATGACCCCTCCCACGGCGGACTTCACGGTTTCGGGCTCTCCAACAGGCCCGGCGCCGTTCACGGTCCATTTTCTTGACCGGTCCACCGGGGAGCCTCTGACCTGGAGTTGGAACTTCGGGGACACGGTAGACTCGACTGCGTCTCAGAGTTCGCTTCAAAACCCATCCCATGTGTACACGACCGGCGGAATCTTCACGGTCTCCCTGGTCGTCGCCAACGAATGGGGACAAGACACCCAGGTCCGCGCCGGGTACATCATCGCCACCGCCGCGCCCACGCTGCTTTCTCCGAACCATGGGGCCACGGTCGAGCCGCCCTTTTCCCTTCAGTGGAGCGCGGTCTCCGGAGCGGCGAGTTATACGGTGCAGGTGTGTGAAAACGCGTCGTTCACCGGCGCCGGCATCGACCAGTACAGCTCGAACGGAACCGGTTTGGCCGTCATGGACCGGCCGGCCGGAATCGGATATTGGAGAGCGAGGGCGAATTACCCTGGCGGGTACACGGGATCCTGGTCGTCCGTAGGGACGTTCATCGTCCCCGAGTCGCCTCCTCCGCCCCCACCCCCTCCGGAAGTGGGAACCGTCGTTCTCGTCTCGCCTGGGAGCGGAGCCACGATAGCGGACACCTTCGACCTGATGTGGAACGCGGCCGCGGGCGCATCGAGCTACCGCGTGCAGATGGCCCCGGATGCCTCGTTTCAAAATCCATGGGTGGATCAGGATACCGTTACGACGTACCTGAATGTGGAAAACGCTCCCGAAGGAACCTACTACTGGCGCGTCCGGGCTAACGTTTCGGGCGGCGATCCGGGCGAGTGGTCCACCGTCCGGTCCTTGACCGTGAAGGTTGACGATCCGCCCGAACCTCCTCAGGGGGAACCCGTCACCCTGGTTTCGCCGGAGAACAACGGAACCCTGTGCGGCGATCAGACTCTCGTCTGGAGCGCCGTATCCGGGGCTATAAGCTATCATATTCAGGTGGCCGGAGATGTGGCGTTCAATTCCCTGTGGGTCGATCGGGACCGCACATCCACGTCTTTGTCCATGCTGGTATCCGGAGGACCCTTCTACTGGCGCGTTCGGGCCAACTATGCGGGCGGCGTCCCGGGACCGTGGTCCGAAGAGCGCTATTTTTACGGGCCGGGCGGCAGCGCGGGCCGGGAATGCCCGTGAGGCCGGGGAGCCGCGGCGTGCGGCGGGCATGCATCGGATACCGTTGTCTTGATTGTTGCATGTAGGTGTCCGTAATCCCTCGAATTACGGAGATTGGGCGGGCACAAGCCGCTGTAGCGGTTTAACGGGAAAAAACAGCCACGGGCCGGCGGCAAAACCGTTCCATCGTTCGGCAAATCCCTTGTGTATAGTTTGTGGTCCTCCCTGTCCGGACTGCCCCCCCAACTCCGCGCGGGCTTGTAAGCGATCCCTGCACAGTCGTTTGTCTGCACCATTTAGAATTAATCCGACGCAAAAATATGCGCCCTTGACAGGAACCGGATGTGCATGAATATATGTTCTATACACATTTGGCAGAAGAGGCAGTTCCATGCGAACCAATATCGTTATCGATGATGAATTGATGAACGAGGCCATGAGTCTCAGCCGGCTCAAAACCAAAAAGGCGGTTGTTGAAACCGGACTCAAGCTATTGATTCAGATCAAGAAACAAGAGCGAATCAGAAGTTTGCGTGGAAAGCTGAAATGGGTCGGCGACCTCGACGAAATGAGGTTGGATCAGTGATTCTGGTCGACTCGTCCGTATGGATCGATTATTTCAACGGCATCCCCACTTGGCAGACCGACTTGCTCGATCATTCCCTCTCAAATGTTCCCATTGTCATTGGGGATTTGATCCTGACAGAGATCCTTCAGGGTTTCAGATCGGATAAGGATTATGAAACAGCCAGGGAATTCTTGAGTGCTCTTCCGTTTCGCCAAATCGGCGGATACCATGTCGCCGTTCAGAGCGCCAAAAATTATCGATTCCTTCGAAAAGCAGGTGTTACCGTACGCAAGACCATTGATGTCATCATCGCAACATTTTGTATTATAGAAGGATTGCCTTTGCTTCATGATGATCACGATTTCGATCCCATGACATCTCATTTGTCTCTGATGACATTAACTTCACCCTAGTTTCACCATTTCCGCTGCTCGTCTATTCACGCGCGGAGGAGACAGGGTTGATCTTGTGCGTTTCTATCATTCACGGACAGTGCATTATCCAAAGCAATCTCTCTGCCTCTACCGACCGCCCGGCTAACCGCCGATCTGCTTGGCGCAAGTGTCCTTCTCACCTCAATTGCGGATCAAAGCCCTGGCAAGAAAAGGGCGTTGCGGTCTCAAGCTTCAGTTTCGCCAGGCGTTCGACAAACCGAATTCTGTCGGTATCGTCTCGGAATATGTTACGCCGTTCGATCCCTCGGCAGATGATGCGGTTCAACACCTCCGGCGTATTAATGCGTTCTTTTCGCAGCATCGGAATTCAATATCATAGACGATGAAACAGAAAAACGCACAAATGC from Deltaproteobacteria bacterium encodes the following:
- a CDS encoding PKD domain-containing protein, which codes for MNKWFRYLQAALFVLIVLLAQQEPVFAQYQGIWKDIESNQSHNFFVQQYDTGSTLVLHTTDAVTVHAYQGTMQGPVFEAGSIYAADSKQIRIVFSSEESAGVVMADVNRPASEDIRLTIFRAFPAVRTVRSGIWRDASGTLALYVQEYEAGSSIAVSAINGTVFRAFLGAVSGLQFKAVGLANAAEECSIDFLGEEQAETAVSLVGETPSPQLENSFYNVLKVFRPPALDVDFNAAVCSGETPLEVPFTASTQAPFATWWWDFGDGSTSTEQNPIHVYTAAGAYTVSMLAAVDQGLEVLTLRKDYIRVSKPETVIISGRVSDIDGMEGVQLTLSGVDPVLTDSFGDYTATLPAGWSGTITPQRTGYSFDPPFRPFDDLRENRLNQDFRAIPMTPPTADFTVSGSPTGPAPFTVHFLDRSTGEPLTWSWNFGDTVDSTASQSSLQNPSHVYTTGGIFTVSLVVANEWGQDTQVRAGYIIATAAPTLLSPNHGATVEPPFSLQWSAVSGAASYTVQVCENASFTGAGIDQYSSNGTGLAVMDRPAGIGYWRARANYPGGYTGSWSSVGTFIVPESPPPPPPPPEVGTVVLVSPGSGATIADTFDLMWNAAAGASSYRVQMAPDASFQNPWVDQDTVTTYLNVENAPEGTYYWRVRANVSGGDPGEWSTVRSLTVKVDDPPEPPQGEPVTLVSPENNGTLCGDQTLVWSAVSGAISYHIQVAGDVAFNSLWVDRDRTSTSLSMLVSGGPFYWRVRANYAGGVPGPWSEERYFYGPGGSAGRECP
- a CDS encoding type II toxin-antitoxin system VapB family antitoxin, with protein sequence MRTNIVIDDELMNEAMSLSRLKTKKAVVETGLKLLIQIKKQERIRSLRGKLKWVGDLDEMRLDQ
- a CDS encoding PIN domain nuclease — protein: MILVDSSVWIDYFNGIPTWQTDLLDHSLSNVPIVIGDLILTEILQGFRSDKDYETAREFLSALPFRQIGGYHVAVQSAKNYRFLRKAGVTVRKTIDVIIATFCIIEGLPLLHDDHDFDPMTSHLSLMTLTSP